Genomic segment of Lepus europaeus isolate LE1 chromosome 6, mLepTim1.pri, whole genome shotgun sequence:
AAGCCTTGGAAGTTGAAATCTAGATCACCCAGCAGGCTTACTTCTGCAGGATGGTAACTGTTTCCGTTCTTTCCAAGAGAAAGGTCCTGAGAAGTTCATGTGCAGCAATTTGCTGCTGTGCACTTTTCACTGTTCTGCCCCAAGAAGGAAAGGCTAAGGAATCATCGAGTGTAGACACTCCCCCTGAAAAACGGGAGATGCTGGCAGTGGAGAGAAACCAGTAGAATTcaggatattttttttaaagaaaagatatatttatttgaaaggcagaattacaaagagacaatgagagatctttcatctactggttcactccccaaacggctgcaatggctggagttgggctgttctgaagtcaggaaccagcagctgcttctgggtctcccatgtgggtgcagaggcccaaggccttgggccaccttcccctgctttcccaggtgcattggtagggagctggatcagaagtggagcagccaggactcaaaccggcacccgtgtgggatgctggcactgcaggcagtggccccagaaTTTGGGTTTCATAAAGCAGGCAGTGTTCTGTTTCTGTCAGGTAAAGGGATTTCTTCATAtgttattttaataaaaggaaacttCATGGGTAAAAACCagtattcaaaattataaaacaaatagaACTGTCTGTGCATAATCACGGAATCAAAAATTTTCAGGAGACTCCACAGAAATTCTTTGGTTGATAAATGTGGTTGGAAgggataataaaatttttttatggCTAAAGCCAGAGTCTTGTTTCCTGTTGGCCCAAAAATagatgtttcatttcccaaataagtGGGTTCTGTACTGTAAAGAAATATTCTCGTGTAGTTGGTTTCTATTCTCTTGAATTCTGCTCCAAGTTCAGCCAACTTCTCGTATGTCCTTAACACAAATTTGGAACAGTCATAGGAGTCAAACCATGTCTCTGCCCCCTTTTCTGGGCTGGCTCGGACGGTCCATGTCTCATAATAAATCCCCGTTTCATTGTCCTCTTTCACCCACTTTGCCATTTTGTTAAATGTGTCTCctaggtaaaaaaagaaaaatcacctgTGTGAACAAAGCCAATTATGttagttttaaataaaatgttctgaCCTGCTTAAGACCATGGATGCACATGAGTAAGAACTAGTTTTTGAATTTCCAATTGCACATCTCACAACATGAATCCATGTTCAGCcagtttttattccattcttcaAGGCAAAGGGCATTGCTGAACCATAAACATCAGATATAACAGGTATACAGACAAGTCTTATATACTGATTCTCTCATCATTATAATTACTCATAATCATTGTCTGTAGTCAAAGCGACATTATACAAATGAAGGATGTCTTTTTCTCTACCCTGCTCGACCAGTCTTGGAATCAGGGAGGCACAAAAGAAAGGGAAactaaggaaagaagagagagaaaagatgaatGGGTGAAGAAGAGCCTTTCAGGAAAACTGAAGAGGCCAAAGGGTGGAATTTTTCGGTCTCAAAGTGTGGTGTGCACACTGTACACCAAGGCTGCAGGAGGATTAGCTACTCCGGAAGGCACCATGCCCCATCAACCTTGAATATATGCTACCTCCCTGGTCTCCCTGTGCTTGCAGCTTGTGTAGGATGTTGCTAATCACCTCCCCACCCAGCAAATTCTTCCACTGAATCAACTAAACAGGAAATGGTTTTAGCCAGCTTCATGGATTATACAGACTCCACGGTGTCTAATCCTGCCTCTTACCACCTTAGAAAACATTATAC
This window contains:
- the CLN5 gene encoding ceroid-lipofuscinosis neuronal protein 5 isoform X2; this encodes MMMSLKSFVCKLQCGNLNTETSWDTWCFSTRAIFTQKIMHDAIGFRSTLTGKNYTMEWYELFQLGNCTFPHLRPETSAPFWCNQGAACFFEGIDDLHWKENGTLVLVAAISGDTFNKMAKWVKEDNETGIYYETWTVRASPEKGAETWFDSYDCSKFVLRTYEKLAELGAEFKRIETNYTRIFLYSTEPTYLGNETSIFGPTGNKTLALAIKKFYYPFQPHLSTKEFLWSLLKIFDSVIMHRQFYLFYNFEYWFLPMKFPFIKITYEEIPLPDRNRTLPAL